The DNA region TTGCAGCAATGTCGCATCATCCCCGGTAATAAAACTACGGCTCGCCTCTATGCGGGAAGGCATCTTAGCGATGAAGATCGCTGCCACCTTGAGCTTCCGCTCACTGTGGACTCCGTCCCGCAAGAGCAGGTAGCTGATAACCAGATCGGTAGCCATTTCCACAAGCCTGCGGGAATGGTAGCTAAGAAACTGCTCGTGCCCTTCGCCCTTATAGGCTTTCACATAGACCAGGGTTTCGTCGAAGATCTTCCGGGAGGCGCGGACCTTTGCCAACAGCTCTCCTGCGTTGGGATAGTCCGCCTGATCGTACTCGTCCAGGATGGATTGGGCTATGCCGGATGTTACCGGGCCTATGGCGGCCACTACCTGAAGCTGGGTGGTCCCTTCGTAGATGTTGGTGATCCGGGCGTCCCGGTAATGCCGTTCAGCGTTGAATTCCTTCATGTAGCCCGTGCCGCCGTGGATCTGGATGGCGTCGTAGGCAACCTTGTTCGCCATTTCCGTGGCGTAGGCTTTGACCATGGGGGTGAAGAAACCCGCCAGCTTGGCATACTTCTTTTTGTCATCCACAATGTCGCCCTTCTGATCAGGGTGGGCTTCGGAGTAATCTTCCAGGGCTTCCTTAAGGTCCACGAAACGGGCAGTTTCGTAGAGCAGGGAACGGCCCGCTTCCACAGCAACTTTCATCTCCGTGAGCATCTCGAACACCGGGGGCAGACTCCGTACCGGCGCGTCGAACTGTATGCGCTTGGCCGCGTAGAGGTCTGCTTCACGGTAGGCCGCTTCGGCTATGCCCACCGCCTGGGCGGCAATGCCGAGCCGGGCGTTATTCATGAGCCACATGGTGTACTTGGTGAGCCCCCGCTGGCGTTCCCCCACTAATTCTGAGGGGGCTTTATTGAACTGCAATTCGCAGGTAGGGGAACCGTGGATGCCCAGCTTGTGTTCCAGCCGGCGGATGATCATTTTTTCGTCCCGTTTGTAAAGAAAGAAGGAAAGCCCCCGGGCGCCTTTACCCTTTTCTTCACTCCGGGCCAGCACTAAACCTATGGTCCCGCAGCCGTTGGTGATAAAGCGTTTGACCCCGCTGAGATACCACTTGCCGTCTTCACCCTGGACTGCCTTGAGGTTCACCGCCTGGAGATCGCTCCCCGCATCGGGCTCAGTTAGTATCATTGAGGAGTCCCATTCGCCGGAACAGAGTTTTGGCAAAACAGCTTTTTTCTGTTCTTCCGAGGCGAACTTGTTGATGGTACCGGCTATATCCTGCTGGAGACCGAAGTTGAGGGACGATCCATCTGCCCGGGAAAGTATTTCTGCGGCAATACACAGTATCGTTGAAGGCATATTGAGGCCCCCGTACTGCCGGGGCACGCAGAAGCCCAGAAGGTCAGCCTGGGCGAACATATCCATAGCCTTTTGGGTGGCGGGGTTCAGTGTTACCTGATTGGTCGCCAAATCCAGGACAGGCCCTTCCTCGTCAACCTTGGGGGCGTTGGGGGCGATGAACTCCCCGCAAATTTCCCCGATGATAGAAAGGACCCGCTTGTAGGAATCCTTTGCATCCGCCGCATCCTTGGGCGCGTAGGAATACTGCTGGGCCTGGGTAAATTCCTCTTCCTTGAAGCGGATGATTCGGTCCAGGTCCATGTGTTCCAGGTGAAATAAAATATCTTCGTTATCGTTTAAAAAGTTTTCCATAGATGACTCCTATTATACCCGGGCCTTATAGGCCTTGATCATCCGGGGTATCACCTCAAAGAGGTCCCCCACTATACCGTACTGGGCTATGCTGAAAATCGGCGCTTCCGGATCCGTGTTGATGGCGATGATCCGGGCCGAACCGTCCATGCCCGCCCGGTGCTGGATGGCACCGGAAATGCCGCAGGCTATGTAGAGCTTGGGCCGCACGGTGGTACCGGTCTGCCCCACCTGGTGGTCCTTGGCGACAAAGCCCGCATCCACCGCCGCTCGGGAAGCCCCCACTTCGGCGCCTATGGTTTCCGCCAATTCCCGAATGAGCCTGAAATTTTCTTTAGTACCCACCCCAAACCCGCCTGAAACAATAATGTTCGCTCCCTTGAGGTTGACGGTCTTCTCTTCCAACACCCGGTCGATGATCTCCGAAGGGAAGTCCAGATCGGCGCCTGGCACCTTTACGATGTTTGCTTTTCTATTACTATCCGGGGTGTTCATCCGCATCACCCCTTCCCGTACCGTGGACATCTGGGGCTTCTTCTCCGGGCACACGATGGTAGCAATAATGTTGCCCCCAAAGGCGGGCCGAATCTGGTAGAGAATGTTCTTGTACTCCGTGCCGCCCTGGCTGTGGTCCCCGATTTGGAGGTCCGTACAGTCTGCAGTGAGCCCCACCTTGAGATAAGATGCTACCCGAGGCGCCAGGTCTCGGCCGGTGGTGGTGGCCCCGTAGAGGACTATCTGGGGCTTGTAGTCCGCGATGACCTGGGTCATCAGCTTGGTGTAGGGGACCGGGGTATAGTGTTTGAGCTTGGGCTCTTCATAGAGATAAACCGTATCTGTCCCCAGGCTTGCCAACAGGGGAACCTCCTGGGAAACCTTCTCCCCAAAGAGGGCCGCACTGACGCCGACACCTAATTTATCCGCCAGATCCCGGGCCTTGGAAACCAGTTCCAGGCTCACCTCCGCCAACTTTCCGCTGTCCTGCTGGATATATACCATTACGCTTTGTTCATTACTCATTACAATAACTCCTATTTAGTGCGGTGATTGCCGCACTGTCCAATCGAAGCGAAACGGAGTTTCGCATTACTCCTGATTAATTGGGTCTTAACCCAGGGTATGGTCCGCGATAAGCCCGTGGACCAGCTCCGTAATTCCCAGCTCGCTAGGATCGATGTACTTAATTTCTCCCGCAGTCAGGACCACAGAATTGATGTTCTTGACTTTCGTGGGGGAACCGGCGAGGCCGCACTGATTGGGGTCAGCCTTGATGGCGGGAATATCCCAAAGTGCCAGGGCTGAACCATCCGGTGCGGGAGCAGCATTCTTGTGGGTCATAAGCCGCTTGGCAGAAGAAGGCCGGGGCGCTTCACCTTCATCGGTAAAGGTCACCAACACCGGCAGCTTTGCCTTAACCTTCTCCCAGCCACCTTCAATGGAGCGCAGCGCAATAATTTCTTTCTTGCCCGGGTCAACTTTCTCTACCTTTGAAACGCAGGTAATCTGATTGATACCCAGTTTTTCTGCGGTCTGGGGGCCCACCTGGGCGGTATCCCCGTCTATGGCCTGCCTACCACAGAGCACCAGGTCGTAATTGCCGACTTTCTGAATGGCACATTTCAGGGCGTAGGAAGTGGCCAGGGTATCCGCTCCGGCAAAACCCCGGTCCGACACCAGGGCGGCAAAATCCGCACCCCGGTACAGACATTCCTTGAGGACCGCCGCCGCCGCCGGGGGGCCCATGGAGATCACGTTCACCTTTGTCCCCGGGAACTGATCCTTGAGCAGCAGCGCCGCTTCAAGGCCGTACAGGTCCTCGGGATTAAAAATCGCCGGCAGGGCAGCCCGGTTAACCGTTCCGTCTTCCTTCATGGCCTGGCCGGTGATATTTTG from Treponema primitia ZAS-2 includes:
- a CDS encoding acyl-CoA dehydrogenase family protein, which produces MENFLNDNEDILFHLEHMDLDRIIRFKEEEFTQAQQYSYAPKDAADAKDSYKRVLSIIGEICGEFIAPNAPKVDEEGPVLDLATNQVTLNPATQKAMDMFAQADLLGFCVPRQYGGLNMPSTILCIAAEILSRADGSSLNFGLQQDIAGTINKFASEEQKKAVLPKLCSGEWDSSMILTEPDAGSDLQAVNLKAVQGEDGKWYLSGVKRFITNGCGTIGLVLARSEEKGKGARGLSFFLYKRDEKMIIRRLEHKLGIHGSPTCELQFNKAPSELVGERQRGLTKYTMWLMNNARLGIAAQAVGIAEAAYREADLYAAKRIQFDAPVRSLPPVFEMLTEMKVAVEAGRSLLYETARFVDLKEALEDYSEAHPDQKGDIVDDKKKYAKLAGFFTPMVKAYATEMANKVAYDAIQIHGGTGYMKEFNAERHYRDARITNIYEGTTQLQVVAAIGPVTSGIAQSILDEYDQADYPNAGELLAKVRASRKIFDETLVYVKAYKGEGHEQFLSYHSRRLVEMATDLVISYLLLRDGVHSERKLKVAAIFIAKMPSRIEASRSFITGDDATLLQDYAAVIGQGAV
- a CDS encoding electron transfer flavoprotein subunit alpha/FixB family protein, which gives rise to MSNEQSVMVYIQQDSGKLAEVSLELVSKARDLADKLGVGVSAALFGEKVSQEVPLLASLGTDTVYLYEEPKLKHYTPVPYTKLMTQVIADYKPQIVLYGATTTGRDLAPRVASYLKVGLTADCTDLQIGDHSQGGTEYKNILYQIRPAFGGNIIATIVCPEKKPQMSTVREGVMRMNTPDSNRKANIVKVPGADLDFPSEIIDRVLEEKTVNLKGANIIVSGGFGVGTKENFRLIRELAETIGAEVGASRAAVDAGFVAKDHQVGQTGTTVRPKLYIACGISGAIQHRAGMDGSARIIAINTDPEAPIFSIAQYGIVGDLFEVIPRMIKAYKARV
- a CDS encoding electron transfer flavoprotein subunit beta/FixA family protein → MGLNIIVLVKQVPDTQNITGQAMKEDGTVNRAALPAIFNPEDLYGLEAALLLKDQFPGTKVNVISMGPPAAAAVLKECLYRGADFAALVSDRGFAGADTLATSYALKCAIQKVGNYDLVLCGRQAIDGDTAQVGPQTAEKLGINQITCVSKVEKVDPGKKEIIALRSIEGGWEKVKAKLPVLVTFTDEGEAPRPSSAKRLMTHKNAAPAPDGSALALWDIPAIKADPNQCGLAGSPTKVKNINSVVLTAGEIKYIDPSELGITELVHGLIADHTLG